From one Streptomyces sp. ICC1 genomic stretch:
- a CDS encoding cytochrome P450 translates to MAAETTRADSRAGTRTPLLPGTPLLGSLADLQSDSLGTYLRALHEHGDVVRITAGPPGLRAELHCVFSAEGVQQVLASQAANFRKDNAFYQEVRDSFGNGLLTSQDEDYLRQRRLVQPLFTKRRVDGYAHAVAAETAATLAGWEKAADGTVDVADEMMVLALRAVSRILFGTDVDATADVVHRCFPVITEYTLRRGYSPLNIPRSWPTPGNKRAAAALDELYGACDRIIAERRGSGGGEGSGDADAEGGGQDLLSLLAAATSADDGEFDATELREQVLIFLLAGHETTATSLAFSLHLLGRHPEVQDRARAEIAAVLGDRTPEAADLDRLPYLTQVLKEAMRLYPAAPTIGRRSVAATEVDGHTIPAGADVILAPWVTHRHPRYWPDPERFDPDRFTPEAEAARPRYAWFPFGGGPRACIGQHFSMLESVIALAMILRTCAFEAVDTDIPVGAGITLQTRGPARCRVRRVDA, encoded by the coding sequence ATGGCAGCAGAAACCACACGGGCGGACAGCCGCGCCGGTACGCGGACACCCTTGCTCCCGGGCACCCCGCTGCTCGGCTCGCTCGCCGACCTGCAATCGGACTCGCTCGGCACGTACCTGCGGGCGCTGCACGAGCACGGCGACGTCGTCCGGATCACCGCCGGCCCGCCCGGCCTGCGCGCCGAGCTGCACTGCGTCTTCTCGGCGGAGGGGGTCCAGCAGGTGCTGGCCTCGCAGGCGGCCAACTTCCGCAAGGACAACGCCTTCTACCAGGAGGTCCGCGACTCCTTCGGCAACGGCCTGCTGACCAGCCAGGACGAGGACTACCTGCGCCAGCGGCGGCTGGTCCAGCCGCTGTTCACCAAGCGCCGGGTGGACGGGTACGCGCACGCCGTCGCGGCCGAGACCGCCGCGACCCTGGCCGGCTGGGAGAAGGCTGCGGACGGGACCGTCGACGTCGCGGACGAGATGATGGTCCTCGCGCTGCGCGCGGTCTCCCGGATCCTCTTCGGCACCGACGTGGACGCCACCGCCGATGTCGTGCACCGCTGCTTTCCGGTCATCACCGAGTACACGCTGCGCCGCGGCTACTCCCCGCTCAACATCCCCCGCAGCTGGCCCACGCCGGGCAACAAGCGGGCGGCCGCCGCCCTGGACGAGCTGTACGGGGCGTGCGACAGGATCATCGCCGAGCGGCGGGGAAGCGGCGGAGGCGAAGGCAGCGGAGACGCAGACGCCGAGGGCGGGGGCCAGGACCTGCTGTCGCTGCTGGCCGCCGCCACGAGCGCGGACGACGGGGAGTTCGACGCCACCGAACTGCGCGAGCAGGTCCTGATCTTCCTCCTCGCCGGCCACGAGACCACCGCCACCTCGCTGGCCTTCTCCCTGCACCTGCTCGGCCGCCATCCGGAGGTCCAGGACCGGGCCCGCGCCGAGATCGCCGCCGTCCTGGGCGACCGTACGCCCGAGGCCGCCGACCTCGACCGGCTCCCGTACCTCACGCAGGTGCTCAAGGAGGCCATGCGGCTCTACCCCGCGGCCCCCACCATCGGCCGGCGCTCGGTCGCCGCCACCGAGGTCGACGGGCACACGATCCCGGCGGGCGCCGACGTCATCCTGGCCCCCTGGGTGACCCACCGCCACCCCCGCTACTGGCCGGACCCGGAGCGCTTCGACCCCGACCGGTTCACCCCGGAGGCGGAGGCGGCCCGGCCGCGCTACGCCTGGTTCCCCTTCGGCGGAGGACCGCGCGCCTGCATCGGTCAGCACTTCTCGATGCTGGAGTCGGTGATCGCGCTCGCGATGATCCTGCGGACCTGCGCGTTCGAGGCGGTGGACACCGACATCCCCGTCGGCGCCGGGATCACCCTGCAGACCCGGGGTCCGGCGCGCTGCCGGGTCCGGCGCGTGGACGCTTGA
- a CDS encoding SDR family NAD(P)-dependent oxidoreductase, producing LRVDLLPVPAAPANPEALRGLRVGVVGDGQGLAPALTAALTSLGALPVELAEADAGFDAVLDLSALRPGAVPVMPEVFPGLRRALTAGVDRLLLVTAHGGTPGAGLHGFARSAALEFPGRLIRAVDVHPKEDPERIAAQLLAELGCELPGPLDAAGSAADPDTAPASVGYTAEGVRTTRRPVPAPLAAPAGGRPPLDRESVVLLTGGARGITARTALALARATGCHVELMGRTPQPPSEADGFGHAADRVALRAALIATGLRTPAEIEAAASRILAEREVRATLSSLAAVAASVRYHCADVTDERAVRAVVADVRARHGRLDGIVHGAGTLSDGLLRDKQPAVFAEVFTTKVTGARHLAAAAAEHGTAPAPRFLALFGSVAGVYGNRGQSDYAAANDALDTLAHTWATGGGGAAFPGRVLSLDWGPWAAEAGGMVSPELARAYARRGIPLIEPEAGAAAFLAELAHGSDVQVVLMAGGSGERG from the coding sequence TTGCGCGTGGACCTGCTGCCGGTGCCGGCGGCGCCCGCGAACCCGGAAGCCCTGCGGGGCCTGCGCGTCGGTGTCGTCGGGGACGGCCAGGGCCTCGCGCCCGCGCTCACCGCGGCCTTGACGTCCCTCGGCGCCCTGCCGGTGGAGCTCGCCGAGGCGGACGCCGGCTTCGACGCGGTCCTCGACCTCTCCGCCCTGCGGCCCGGCGCCGTGCCCGTGATGCCCGAGGTCTTCCCCGGACTGCGGCGGGCCCTGACCGCGGGCGTGGACCGGCTCCTCCTGGTCACCGCGCACGGCGGCACCCCCGGGGCCGGACTGCACGGCTTCGCCCGCAGCGCCGCCCTGGAGTTCCCCGGCCGGCTCATCCGCGCGGTGGACGTCCACCCCAAGGAGGACCCCGAGCGGATCGCGGCGCAGCTCCTCGCCGAGCTGGGCTGCGAGCTGCCCGGCCCCCTCGACGCCGCGGGCTCCGCCGCGGACCCCGACACCGCCCCCGCCTCCGTCGGGTACACCGCCGAGGGCGTACGGACGACCCGCCGGCCGGTGCCCGCACCGCTCGCCGCCCCCGCCGGCGGACGGCCCCCGCTCGACCGGGAGTCCGTGGTCCTGCTCACCGGCGGGGCCCGGGGGATCACCGCACGGACCGCCCTCGCGCTGGCCCGGGCCACCGGATGCCACGTCGAGCTGATGGGACGTACGCCCCAACCCCCCTCCGAGGCCGACGGGTTCGGGCACGCCGCCGACCGGGTCGCCCTGCGCGCGGCCCTGATCGCCACCGGGCTGCGCACCCCCGCGGAGATCGAGGCCGCGGCCTCGCGGATCCTCGCCGAGCGCGAGGTGCGGGCCACCCTGTCGTCCCTCGCCGCCGTGGCCGCCTCCGTGCGCTACCACTGCGCGGACGTCACGGACGAGCGGGCGGTCCGGGCCGTCGTGGCCGACGTACGGGCGCGGCACGGGCGGCTCGACGGCATCGTGCACGGCGCCGGGACGCTGTCCGACGGACTGCTCCGGGACAAGCAACCCGCCGTGTTCGCGGAGGTGTTCACCACGAAGGTGACCGGAGCCCGCCACCTCGCCGCCGCCGCGGCCGAGCACGGCACGGCGCCCGCGCCCCGGTTCCTGGCCCTGTTCGGCAGCGTGGCCGGGGTGTACGGAAACCGCGGCCAGAGCGACTACGCCGCCGCCAACGACGCCCTCGACACCCTCGCCCACACCTGGGCGACCGGCGGTGGCGGCGCGGCCTTCCCGGGCCGGGTGCTGTCCCTGGACTGGGGTCCCTGGGCCGCGGAGGCGGGCGGGATGGTCAGCCCCGAACTGGCCCGTGCGTACGCCCGGCGCGGCATCCCGCTCATCGAGCCGGAGGCGGGCGCCGCCGCGTTCCTCGCCGAACTCGCCCACGGGAGCGACGTACAGGTGGTCCTGATGGCCGGGGGGAGTGGGGAGCGTGGCTGA
- a CDS encoding AraC family transcriptional regulator — protein MLERLNQALDHLETCLDREIDMAEVARIAAVSEYHFRRLFSALAGMPLPVYVRRRRMTLAGADVLAGELTLLDVAVRYGYGSGEAFARAFRSVHGIGPGEARRTGAVLTAQPRMSFRVVVEGSTAMRYRIVEKESFRVVGRKARVPLVHEGLNAAAAAHLASLDEQAIVRMKSLADREPEGILSALVHLTDSREEGAEVDYWIGAVTGPETATEAATEELDALDVPAGTWAVFDNRGPYPSALQELWRDVFTQWFPSNPYTSRPGPELLRTQPVEVGAETGSQLWIPVERGSGG, from the coding sequence GTGCTGGAGCGGCTGAATCAGGCGCTGGACCACCTGGAGACCTGCCTCGACCGGGAGATCGACATGGCCGAGGTGGCCCGGATCGCCGCGGTGTCGGAGTACCACTTCCGGCGGCTGTTCTCCGCGCTCGCCGGGATGCCCCTCCCGGTCTACGTGCGGCGCCGGCGGATGACGCTCGCCGGGGCCGACGTGCTGGCCGGGGAGCTGACGCTGCTCGATGTCGCGGTGCGCTACGGGTACGGCTCGGGCGAGGCGTTCGCCCGGGCGTTCCGGTCGGTGCACGGCATCGGGCCGGGCGAGGCCCGCCGCACGGGTGCGGTGCTCACGGCACAGCCCCGCATGTCCTTCCGCGTCGTCGTCGAAGGCAGTACGGCCATGCGGTACCGGATCGTGGAGAAGGAGTCGTTCCGGGTCGTCGGGAGGAAGGCCCGGGTCCCCCTCGTGCACGAAGGGCTCAACGCGGCCGCCGCGGCGCACCTGGCGAGCCTGGACGAGCAGGCGATCGTACGGATGAAGTCGCTGGCGGACCGGGAGCCGGAGGGGATCCTGTCGGCGCTGGTGCACCTGACCGACAGCCGGGAGGAGGGCGCCGAGGTGGACTACTGGATCGGCGCGGTGACCGGTCCCGAGACGGCGACCGAGGCGGCGACCGAGGAGCTCGACGCCCTCGACGTGCCGGCCGGCACCTGGGCGGTCTTCGACAACCGCGGGCCCTATCCGAGCGCCCTCCAGGAGCTGTGGCGGGACGTGTTCACGCAGTGGTTCCCCTCGAACCCGTACACGAGCCGGCCGGGGCCGGAGCTGCTGCGGACGCAGCCGGTGGAGGTCGGAGCGGAGACCGGCTCCCAGCTGTGGATCCCGGTCGAGCGGGGCAGCGGGGGGTGA
- a CDS encoding type I polyketide synthase, with protein MADRRRQRGPRPADAAIVGMGVVFPGAADLAQYRGNLLAGTDCIGDVPPGRWDPEVYYDPAGASGPVAGDRFYCRRGGFVDGLADFDPTRFGIMPAAVEGAEPDQMLALHATAAAIADAGGEDRLPADRSRIGVVLGRGGFMGVATARLDQRVRTAHQLAQTLRELAPELGERRIAAVRSAFQDALGPERPDASIGLVPSFTAARTANRLDFRGPAYTLDAACASSLLAVDQAVGLLAGGRCDAVVAGAVHHCHIATLWSVFTQLRALSPSERIRPFDRRADGTLLSEGTGVVLLKRLADAERAGDRIYAVIRGTGVAGDGKAASLMSPLVAGQVQALERAWREAGLDPRAPGALGLIEAHGTGTPVGDAAELDTLAQVFGPPGAGGGDGDGIGFGSVKSMLGHTMQASGMAGLIKAALAVYEGVLPPTLHLEEPHPDLARTRMRPVTTAGPWERGPAPRRAGVNAFGFGGINAHVVLEEAPGAVHRAAPVRRFLPLGGAAAPVGTVEREDVLLIGAADAAELSARLAAGSPASGGEGPCRLAVLGPTPQRLALAAKVVARGKAWRGRGDVWFAPQPLGGRVAFLFPGLEPEFTPALDDVADRLGLERPRLSRGGELMERALDAIATGRFLARALPELGVEADVLAGHSLGEWAGMVAAGMYPEDTADLFLDSLRPGSLKVPDLLYAALGCGTRRAEAALHGLDAVVVSHDNCPHQSVICGEPGQVATVLARLRAEGVLGQELPFRSGFHTPMWEPYLGQVRAAFGRLPLRPGTRPLWSATTCEPFPADPDDVRRLVVRHLLEPVRFRELTLRLYEEAGVRSFVTLGPGSLPGFVEDTLRERPHLSVAASSPRLTGLAALRRTCAALWTEGRAPRWERLLPAGPDTAGRAAAVPPAAPPARPAPAARGRTVPLDLGSPLVRLGEAARTRRLRCVYGAAAGCVPEPGRGVARPPSPACAHSSTAA; from the coding sequence GTGGCTGACCGGCGGCGGCAGCGCGGCCCGCGTCCGGCCGACGCGGCGATCGTCGGGATGGGCGTGGTCTTCCCGGGCGCCGCGGACCTGGCGCAGTACCGCGGCAACCTCCTCGCGGGCACCGACTGCATCGGCGACGTGCCGCCGGGGCGCTGGGACCCCGAGGTGTACTACGACCCGGCCGGCGCCTCCGGACCGGTGGCCGGCGACCGGTTCTACTGCCGGCGCGGCGGCTTCGTGGACGGGCTCGCCGACTTCGACCCGACCCGGTTCGGGATCATGCCGGCCGCCGTGGAAGGCGCCGAACCGGACCAGATGCTGGCCCTGCACGCGACGGCCGCGGCGATCGCCGACGCGGGCGGCGAGGACCGGCTGCCCGCCGACCGCTCACGGATCGGGGTGGTGCTGGGGCGCGGCGGATTCATGGGTGTGGCCACGGCCCGCCTCGACCAACGCGTGCGCACAGCACACCAGTTGGCGCAGACCCTGCGGGAACTCGCGCCCGAGCTGGGCGAACGCCGGATCGCGGCCGTGCGCTCCGCCTTCCAGGACGCCCTGGGACCGGAGCGGCCGGACGCCTCGATCGGGCTCGTGCCGAGCTTCACGGCCGCCCGGACCGCCAACCGGCTCGACTTCCGCGGCCCCGCCTACACCCTGGACGCGGCCTGCGCCTCCTCGCTGCTGGCGGTCGACCAGGCGGTGGGACTGCTGGCCGGCGGGCGCTGCGACGCGGTGGTCGCCGGGGCCGTGCACCACTGCCACATCGCCACCCTGTGGAGCGTGTTCACGCAGCTGCGGGCCCTGAGCCCGAGCGAGCGCATCCGGCCCTTCGACCGCCGGGCCGACGGGACCCTGCTGTCCGAGGGCACGGGCGTGGTGCTGCTGAAGCGGCTGGCGGACGCGGAGCGGGCCGGCGACCGGATCTACGCCGTGATCCGCGGCACGGGCGTCGCGGGCGACGGCAAGGCGGCCAGCCTGATGAGCCCGCTGGTCGCCGGCCAGGTGCAAGCGCTGGAACGGGCCTGGCGGGAAGCGGGCCTGGACCCGCGGGCGCCCGGCGCCCTGGGACTGATCGAGGCGCACGGCACCGGGACCCCGGTCGGGGACGCGGCCGAACTCGACACCCTGGCCCAGGTGTTCGGTCCCCCCGGCGCGGGCGGCGGCGACGGCGACGGTATCGGCTTCGGCTCCGTGAAGTCGATGCTCGGGCACACCATGCAGGCCTCCGGCATGGCCGGGCTGATCAAGGCGGCCCTCGCGGTGTACGAGGGGGTGCTGCCGCCGACCCTGCACCTGGAGGAACCCCACCCGGACCTGGCGCGGACCCGGATGCGGCCGGTGACCACGGCCGGACCCTGGGAGCGCGGACCGGCTCCGCGCCGGGCCGGGGTCAACGCCTTCGGCTTCGGCGGCATCAACGCGCACGTCGTGCTGGAGGAGGCGCCCGGAGCCGTGCACCGGGCCGCGCCCGTACGGCGGTTCCTGCCCCTGGGCGGCGCGGCCGCGCCGGTGGGGACCGTCGAGCGGGAGGACGTGCTCCTGATCGGGGCGGCCGATGCGGCGGAACTGTCGGCCAGGCTCGCGGCCGGCTCCCCGGCGTCCGGTGGCGAGGGGCCGTGCCGGCTCGCCGTGCTGGGGCCGACGCCCCAGCGCCTCGCGCTGGCCGCGAAGGTGGTGGCGCGCGGCAAGGCTTGGCGGGGGCGCGGGGACGTGTGGTTCGCACCGCAGCCGCTCGGTGGCCGGGTGGCCTTCCTGTTCCCGGGCCTGGAACCGGAGTTCACCCCGGCACTGGACGACGTGGCGGACCGGCTCGGGCTGGAGCGCCCGCGGCTGAGCCGGGGCGGCGAGCTGATGGAGCGGGCCCTGGACGCGATCGCGACCGGCCGCTTCCTGGCCCGCGCGCTGCCGGAGCTCGGCGTCGAAGCCGATGTGCTGGCGGGCCACAGCCTGGGGGAGTGGGCCGGAATGGTCGCGGCCGGCATGTATCCCGAGGACACGGCCGACCTCTTCCTCGACTCGCTGCGTCCGGGGTCGCTCAAGGTTCCCGACCTCCTCTACGCGGCGTTGGGATGCGGAACCCGGCGGGCGGAAGCGGCGCTCCACGGCCTCGACGCAGTGGTGGTCAGCCACGACAACTGCCCCCACCAGTCGGTGATCTGCGGGGAGCCCGGCCAAGTGGCCACCGTGCTCGCCCGGTTGCGGGCCGAAGGGGTCCTCGGCCAGGAACTCCCCTTCCGCTCCGGATTCCACACTCCGATGTGGGAGCCCTACCTCGGCCAGGTCCGCGCGGCGTTCGGGCGGCTGCCGCTGCGCCCGGGCACGCGCCCGCTGTGGTCGGCGACCACCTGCGAGCCGTTCCCCGCGGACCCGGACGACGTGCGCCGCCTCGTGGTGCGCCACCTCCTGGAGCCGGTCCGGTTCCGCGAGCTGACGCTCCGCCTGTACGAGGAGGCGGGCGTCCGCAGCTTCGTCACGCTGGGCCCGGGCAGCCTGCCGGGCTTCGTGGAGGACACCCTGCGCGAGCGCCCCCACCTGTCCGTCGCGGCCTCCTCTCCCCGCCTCACCGGTCTCGCCGCCCTGCGGCGCACCTGCGCCGCCCTGTGGACCGAGGGCCGCGCCCCGCGCTGGGAGCGCCTGCTCCCGGCGGGGCCGGACACCGCGGGCCGGGCGGCCGCCGTACCGCCCGCCGCACCGCCCGCCCGGCCCGCCCCGGCGGCCCGCGGGCGGACCGTGCCCCTGGACCTCGGGTCCCCGCTGGTCCGCCTCGGCGAGGCGGCGCGCACGCGCCGCCTCAGATGTGTATACGGCGCAGCCGCGGGATGCGTGCCCGAACCCGGACGTGGAGTCGCCCGTCCCCCGTCCCCCGCATGCGCGCACTCCTCGACCGCTGCCTGA
- a CDS encoding dihydrofolate reductase family protein, with protein MAQLLRVQNFNVSSDGIGAGEDQTLERPFGHVDPGRLFAWAGATASWPMRTAPGGSRGLDDYLTRDYPRNIGAEIMGRNKFGPQRGPWQNHEWQGWWGDEPPFHTPVFVLTHHHRPSLTLSDTTFHFVDGDPATVLEQAREAARGKDVRLGGGATTIRQFLDADLVDTLHVAVSPMKLGSGVRLWESPDELLDRFHLEVVPSPSGVAHHLFWRK; from the coding sequence ATGGCTCAGCTGCTGAGGGTCCAGAACTTCAACGTCTCGAGTGACGGGATCGGTGCCGGTGAGGACCAGACCCTCGAGAGGCCGTTCGGTCATGTCGATCCCGGAAGGCTGTTCGCCTGGGCCGGCGCCACGGCGAGCTGGCCCATGCGCACCGCCCCCGGGGGGAGCCGGGGGCTGGACGACTACCTCACGCGGGACTACCCCCGCAACATCGGCGCCGAGATCATGGGCCGCAACAAGTTCGGTCCCCAGCGCGGGCCCTGGCAGAACCACGAGTGGCAGGGGTGGTGGGGTGACGAACCCCCGTTCCACACCCCGGTGTTCGTGCTGACTCACCACCACCGTCCTTCGCTCACGCTTTCCGACACCACGTTCCACTTCGTCGACGGGGACCCTGCCACCGTCCTCGAACAGGCCCGGGAGGCGGCACGGGGCAAGGACGTCCGGCTCGGCGGCGGAGCCACGACCATTCGGCAGTTCCTCGACGCCGACCTCGTCGACACCCTGCACGTGGCGGTCTCGCCGATGAAGCTCGGGTCCGGAGTGCGGCTCTGGGAGTCCCCCGACGAACTGCTCGACCGGTTCCACCTGGAGGTCGTCCCCAGCCCCAGCGGGGTGGCGCACCACCTGTTCTGGCGGAAGTGA
- a CDS encoding MFS transporter, producing the protein MDQNASPSSTSTGTDGKVRGGGNGLALLVIASCQLMVVLDITIVNIALPHIQTALGFSTESLSWVVNAYTLTFGGLLLLGGRTGDILGRRRVFVFGVLLFGLASLLGGFAQNSGQLMAARALQGVGGAIASPTALALITTTFREGPERNRAFGVFAGVSAGGGAIGLLAGGMLVEWLNWRWVLFVNVPIALLIAVVTPKVISESPRHSGHFDFAGALLSTVGMVALVYGFIRASQEGWGDGLTLASFAAAVILLALFIVNERRSPQPITPLHMFADRNRAGTYAIMLFFACAIFGMFFFLTLFVQNVLGFSPLRAGLAFLPVSAMIAVTAGITAQGLPKFGPKPFMVTGSLLAAAGLAWLTLTDIHSTYLGSILGPMLLFAAGMGMQFVSLTLMALSNVSDRESGAASGLLNAMQQVGGSLGLSILVTVFGTASRNEAKNQAGSFLSTATPEQKAFFARTKQYPKPWSDQVLTSGVSAAFVAAAAFTLVTALIALFVIQVRPSDLARLQGNHTPTAS; encoded by the coding sequence GTGGACCAGAACGCATCGCCGAGCAGCACCAGCACCGGGACCGACGGCAAGGTCCGTGGCGGAGGCAACGGGCTCGCCCTGCTCGTGATCGCTTCCTGCCAGCTCATGGTCGTTCTCGACATCACCATCGTGAACATCGCGCTGCCGCACATCCAGACCGCCCTCGGCTTCTCCACCGAGAGCCTGTCCTGGGTGGTCAACGCCTACACCCTCACCTTCGGCGGCCTGCTCCTCCTCGGCGGCCGCACCGGCGACATCCTCGGCCGGCGGCGGGTCTTCGTCTTCGGCGTGCTGCTCTTCGGCCTCGCCTCGCTGCTGGGCGGATTCGCCCAGAACTCGGGCCAGTTGATGGCGGCACGCGCCCTCCAGGGCGTCGGCGGCGCCATCGCCTCGCCGACCGCGCTCGCACTCATCACCACGACCTTCCGCGAAGGGCCCGAACGCAACCGGGCCTTCGGCGTCTTCGCCGGCGTCTCGGCGGGCGGCGGCGCGATCGGACTGCTGGCCGGCGGCATGCTCGTCGAGTGGCTCAACTGGCGCTGGGTGCTCTTCGTCAACGTCCCCATCGCCCTGCTGATCGCCGTGGTCACCCCGAAGGTGATCAGCGAGTCCCCGCGCCACTCCGGGCACTTCGACTTCGCGGGCGCGCTGCTCTCCACCGTCGGCATGGTCGCGCTGGTCTACGGCTTCATCCGAGCTTCCCAGGAGGGCTGGGGGGACGGGCTGACGCTCGCCTCCTTCGCGGCGGCCGTGATCCTGCTGGCCCTCTTCATCGTCAACGAGCGGCGCTCGCCCCAGCCGATCACCCCACTGCACATGTTCGCCGACCGCAACCGGGCCGGCACCTACGCGATCATGCTCTTCTTCGCCTGCGCGATCTTCGGCATGTTCTTCTTCCTGACCCTCTTCGTGCAGAACGTGCTGGGCTTCAGCCCGCTGCGGGCCGGGCTCGCCTTCCTGCCGGTCAGCGCGATGATCGCGGTGACGGCGGGGATCACCGCCCAGGGGCTGCCGAAGTTCGGGCCCAAGCCGTTCATGGTGACCGGATCCCTCCTCGCCGCCGCCGGACTGGCCTGGCTCACCCTGACCGACATCCACTCGACGTACCTGGGCAGCATCCTGGGCCCGATGCTGCTGTTCGCGGCCGGCATGGGCATGCAGTTCGTGTCCCTGACCCTGATGGCCCTGTCGAACGTCTCCGACCGGGAGTCGGGCGCGGCCTCCGGGCTGCTGAACGCCATGCAGCAGGTGGGCGGTTCGCTCGGCCTGTCCATCCTGGTCACCGTCTTCGGCACGGCCAGCCGCAACGAGGCCAAGAACCAGGCGGGCTCCTTCCTGAGCACGGCGACCCCGGAGCAGAAGGCCTTCTTCGCCCGCACCAAGCAGTACCCGAAGCCGTGGAGCGACCAGGTCCTCACCTCGGGCGTGAGCGCGGCCTTCGTGGCCGCCGCCGCGTTCACCCTGGTCACGGCGCTGATCGCGCTCTTCGTGATCCAGGTCCGCCCCTCGGACCTCGCCCGGCTCCAGGGCAACCACACCCCGACGGCGTCCTAG
- a CDS encoding serine hydrolase domain-containing protein, translating to MTDIKGFCEPRFAPVREALAALLDKDDVGASAAVYVDGEPVVDIWGGYADADRSVSWERDTLTGVNSTTKNMTALCALILADRGLLDLSAPVAAYWPEFAAAGKEGVLVRHVLSHTAGLPDLSGLRAVEELYDGESVTAGLAAQAPEWEPGTAAGYHALTFGFLVGEIVRRITGRGLGEFFAEEVAKPLGADFHIGLSAEHDHRVAPLIPPPSLTDEYAASAPPGPDGARRENTGAVIRVRDVNSSAWRRAQIPAVNGFGNARSVALVQSVLANQGTAGGVRLLSPRGCEPARQEVFSGEDRVLRTPMSWTAGFGKFGNTFGWGGWGGSLVVSDPDARMTVAYVMNRMIDRERQEDNRGMEIVMAAYSGLH from the coding sequence ATGACAGACATTAAGGGATTTTGTGAGCCCCGTTTCGCCCCGGTCCGGGAGGCACTCGCAGCTCTGCTCGACAAGGACGACGTGGGCGCCTCGGCGGCCGTCTACGTCGACGGCGAGCCGGTGGTCGACATCTGGGGCGGGTACGCCGATGCGGACCGTTCCGTCAGCTGGGAGCGCGACACGCTCACCGGAGTGAACTCGACGACCAAGAACATGACCGCCCTGTGTGCGCTGATCCTGGCCGACCGGGGCCTGCTCGACCTGTCCGCGCCGGTCGCCGCCTATTGGCCGGAGTTCGCCGCTGCCGGCAAGGAAGGCGTGTTGGTGCGGCACGTGCTGTCGCACACGGCGGGGCTGCCGGATCTGTCCGGGCTGAGGGCGGTCGAGGAGCTCTACGACGGGGAAAGCGTGACGGCAGGGCTGGCGGCGCAGGCGCCCGAATGGGAACCGGGAACGGCCGCCGGCTATCACGCACTCACCTTCGGATTCCTCGTGGGTGAGATCGTCCGCCGCATCACCGGCCGCGGCCTCGGCGAGTTCTTCGCGGAGGAGGTGGCCAAGCCGCTGGGCGCGGATTTCCACATCGGGCTCTCCGCGGAGCACGACCACCGCGTCGCACCCCTCATCCCGCCGCCGTCATTGACCGACGAGTACGCCGCCAGCGCGCCGCCCGGACCGGACGGCGCACGCCGGGAGAACACCGGTGCCGTCATCCGGGTCAGGGACGTCAACTCCTCGGCCTGGCGCCGTGCGCAGATCCCTGCGGTGAACGGCTTCGGCAACGCTCGCTCGGTCGCCCTCGTCCAGTCGGTACTGGCGAACCAGGGAACGGCGGGCGGTGTGCGACTGCTGTCCCCGCGGGGTTGCGAACCCGCGCGGCAGGAGGTTTTCAGCGGCGAGGACCGCGTTCTGCGGACGCCGATGTCCTGGACGGCGGGCTTCGGCAAGTTCGGCAACACCTTCGGCTGGGGCGGCTGGGGCGGCTCACTGGTCGTGAGCGACCCCGACGCACGCATGACGGTGGCGTACGTCATGAACCGGATGATCGACCGCGAGCGGCAGGAGGACAACCGCGGCATGGAAATCGTGATGGCCGCGTACAGCGGACTGCACTGA